One part of the Quercus lobata isolate SW786 chromosome 7, ValleyOak3.0 Primary Assembly, whole genome shotgun sequence genome encodes these proteins:
- the LOC115953502 gene encoding dof zinc finger protein DOF2.4-like, translated as MVFSSLPAYLDPTNWQQQQNHPTGTSSAASSHLLPPPPPPPPPPQPHMGGGGAGSIRPGSMADRARMANIPMPETALKCPRCDSSNTKFCYFNNYSLTQPRHFCKTCRRYWTRGGALRNVPVGGGCRRNKRSKGSSSSKSPASSADRQSASAGSASSIPSHSGAGDMMGLSSQVPQLRFMAPLHQYSDFPSSEIGLNYGLNYGHPMSTPMGLAGDLNFHLGNALGGSGGGGGSSHGSLLSAGGVEQWRLQQTQQFPFLGGLDPSPGFYESGVDAASGYVGASQGRAKQSNSVAAQMASVKMEDNQELNLSRQFLGIPAGNEQYWTGNTTAWTDLSGFSSSSTATSNPL; from the exons ATGGTTTTTTCATCACTCCCAGCTTATCTTGATCCAACCAACTGGCAACAG CAACAAAATCATCCAACTGGGACTAGTAGCGCAGCAAGTTCCCATCTTcttccacctccaccaccaccgccgCCACCCCCACAACCCCATATGGGTGGAGGCGGCGCGGGCTCGATCAGGCCTGGATCCATGGCCGATCGAGCCCGGATGGCCAACATACCGATGCCAGAGACTGCATTAAAATGCCCAAGATGTGACTCCTCAAACACTAAATTTTGCTATTTCAACAACTACAGCCTCACTCAGCCTCGTCACTTCTGCAAGACTTGCAGAAGGTATTGGACAAGAGGGGGTGCTCTCAGAAATGTCCCAGTAGGAGGAGGCTGCAGAAGGAATAAAAGAAGCAAAGGGAGTAGTAGTTCAAAGTCCCCAGCAAGCAGTGCTGATCGCCAATCAGCTAGTGCTGGTTCAGCTAGCTCAATTCCTTCTCATAGTGGAGCTGGAGATATGATGGGCTTGTCCTCACAAGTCCCACAGCTGAGGTTCATGGCTCCTTTGCATCAATATTCTGACTTTCCTTCGAGTGAGATTGGCTTGAACTATGGCTTGAATTATGGTCATCCCATGTCAACACCAATGGGACTAGCTGGggacttgaattttcacttagGAAATGCTTTAGGAggaagtggtggtggtggtggtagtagTCATGGGTCTTTGTTATCAGCTGGGGGAGTAGAGCAGTGGCGATTGCAGCAAACCCAGCAATTCCCCTTCTTGGGTGGCTTAGATCCTTCACCGGGGTTTTACGAAAGTGGTGTTGATGCTGCATCGGGTTATGTAGGAGCAAGTCAAGGCCGGGCCAAGCAGTCCAATTCAGTGGCGGCTCAGATGGCTTCAGTGAAAATGGAAGATAATCAGGAGCTGAATTTGTCAAGGCAGTTCTTGGGAATCCCAGCTGGGAATGAGCAGTATTGGACTGGTAATACTACTGCATGGACTGATCTTTCTGGTTTTAGCTCTTCTTCCACAGCTACTAGCAATCCCCTATAG
- the LOC115953572 gene encoding transcription factor-like protein DPA, whose product MDYRYLTYIFGGSNQKMSSGGVPGGAPTKIINVGASCQSNHGMNHTASHQENACNAVVERAAKKKRESRIIGGGLRQFSVIVCQKLQSKVRTTYNQVADEIIADFAGTHSDTVVPLESDEKNIRRRVYDALNVLMAMDIIARDKKEIWWKGLPETNMKDLEELKALHAEMMNRIGKKVAYMKDIEEQIVGLQNLMARNRQLLECGSASPEGRFSLPFLLVQTTPHATVEIEISEDMQLVHFDFNSSPFSLHDDASVLKMMRYNQQPECRDVSPSSFMQSSSSSGTSQGPKPFHWNSETHSLR is encoded by the exons ATGGACTACAGGTACTTGACATATATTTTTGGTGGTTCGAATCAGAAAATGTCTAGTGGAGGGGTTCCAGGTGGGGCTCCAACAAAGATTATTAATGTTGGAGCTTCTTGCCAAAGTAACCATGGAATGAACCATACGGCTTCCCATCAGGAGAATGCCTGCAATGCAGTTGTTGAAAG agcAGCAAAGAAGAAAAGGGAATCAAGAATTATTGGTGGAGGACTGCGCCAGTTCAGTGTTATAG TTTGTCAGAAGTTGCAGAGCAAGGTTAGGACTACATATAATCAg GTTGCAGATGAAATAATTGCAGATTTTGCTGGAACACATAGTGATACAGTAGTGCCTTTGGAG TCTGATGAGAAGAATATAAGACGACGGGTATATGATGCACTAAATGTTCTTATGGCGATGGATATCATTGCCAGAGACAAAAAGGAAATCTGGTGGAAGGGACTCCCAGAAACAAATATGAAGGATTTGGAAGAGCTTAAG GCATTGCATGCTGAGATGATGAATAGGATTGGAAAAAAAGTAGCCTACATGAAAGATATAGAAGAACAG attgtagGTCTCCAGAATTTGATGGCACGCAATCGTCAGTTACTTGAGTGTGGAAGTGCCTCTCCAGAAGGAAGATTTTCTTTGCCTTTTCTACTGGTTCAA acAACCCCTCATGCTACGGTTGAGATAGAGATTTCTGAAGACATGCAATTGGTGCACTTTGACTTTAATAG TTCACCCTTCTCCTTGCATGATGATGCTTCCGTTCTGAAGATGATGCGGTACAACCAACAGCCAGAATGTAGAGATGTTTCTCCAAGTTCTTTTATGCAGTCTTCTTCAAGCTCAGGCACTTCTCAAGGGCCCAAACCCTTTCATTGGAACTCTGAAACACACTCTCTGAGATGA